The genomic DNA CTCAAGAAAATGCGCGATGCCATCCGGGACATTGACCCACTGTCCATCTTTTTTAAAGCGGTTATCAATCGATCCGTAACGCGTCGTAAACGTCGCATACGTCTTTTCGTAACCTTTTTTCTGAAGTAAATACACAGCAAGTCCGTTATCGAGCTGCTCAAAAAATACTGTTTCGTCTGTATCGTGATACGTCAACTGTTCCATTATTCTTCACCTCGCAATAGATAAACTGCCTCAAGCTCGATCGTTGCTGCTAAACGGACGACATCCTCACGTGTTGCCGTCTCGATGAGATGAATCTCATCTTCAAGCGTCAGTCCCCGCATCTTCGATCCATTCAACCAGCCGATCAATTGTCCCGGCTGATCCAGAATTTGCCGACGGGCATTGATTAACATCGCCTTCGTCTGCGTCAGTTCCTCATCCGTGAACTGCCCCGCTTTGAGATCCTTCAGTTGTTCGCCGATAATCGTCTCGGCTCGCTCCGCCTGTTTTGTCTCGACGCCGGCATAGACGTAAAGTGCACTGTTCAAAGCTGCATAACGGGATGCTGCGTAATACGCGAGACTTTCTTTTTCACGGACATTCATGAACAGCTTCGAATGCGGGAATCCGCCGAATAGCCCGTTAACAATTTGCATCCGAATTGAATCAACGGACGTCGGATCGACACTGACACGATATCCCAAATGCAATTTACCTTGTTTGATTGGTTGCGTCTCTGATGAACGTTTGACACCCATCACTTGTTTTTGAGCCGGAATATAATGACTTGCCTTTTCCTCGTGGGAAGGTAAGAACGATAACGCATCTTCCATCTCATCTTGCGTGACATGACCGACGACAAATACATCAATCCGGTCCTGTTCGACCATCGAACGATATGTATCGCGTAAGGAAGCCGGTGTGATTTGTTCCAGTGCCTCAAGTGTACCGAGTGAAGATAACGAAACCGCTTCTCCCGGTGCCATCAGCTCGAGCAAACGCTGTTGGGCAAAACGCATCTTATCATCGTATAACGAGCTGATCCGGAGAGCATGCAAGCGTTTTTCTTGTTTGACGAACTGTTCCCGGAATCCACCCTCTGTCAAGTCTGGATAAAATATCATCTGTTCGAGTAGATCAAGTGCCTCCTGAAGCAACGTCTCATGTCGGACAAGGTCGCCGCGAACAACATCGAGTTGGAATGAGATAACATGTTCTTCGCCGAATTTCGAGGCATCGGCATATAGACCCGCATCGTATAGTGTCTCAAGAGGTTCCCGTAAAGCTTTCATCGACGGATAGGCGGCTGTCGACTTCTCCATGATATATGGCAACAAGGCACGGCTCGTCAGCGTCTTCTCTTCGAGTGGTGCTGAAAACGTCACGAGGACCGTCGTCGTCTTGAATTTATCGGTCGGAACGAGATGAAATGTCGTTCCTTTTTTGTTCCACGTTTGAAATGACTGACTCATGCTTCTCCATCCTTTCGTTTAAACACATGGGCACTGCGTAAATATTCGATGTCCGCTTTTTCATTGACCGCGTTTTCGTAACGGGCCGCTGTAAAGAAGAAATCGCTTAGACGGTTGATGAACGGTAATAAATGGTGGGCCTGTTCGACATCCACCATCGCCCGTTCGACACGCCGGCAGACAGTCCGCGCAACATGCAGGCAAGCTGCTGCTTCCGTGCCTCCAGGTAAGATGAACTTATCGAGCGGCGGCGACAGTTCCGTTAGACTGTCAATCCAACTTTCGAGATCTTCTGTAGCAGTCGTGCTCAGACGGGATGCTTTCGGTTCGACATACATTAAGTCACTCCCGCAATCGAACAAGACGTGCTGGATAACTGTCAATTGTTCTTTGACTTCGATTGATGTCGCTTTTGTCCGGGCCAGTCCGACAAAACTGTTCAGTTCGTCCAGTTCGCCCATTAGTGTAATCCGGACATCATTTTTTTTGACACGTCCACCGACGAGTGATGTATCTCCCTCATCACCTGATTTAGTATAGATTTTCAAACGACTCACTCCTATAGCGAAAGGAAGCGAATCATAAAGTTCGCTTCCTTTGTTTTTTTGGTAATTGAATTCGGAAAATGGATCCTTTACCCAGCTCACTTTCGACCTGGACTTCCCCATCGTGCGACCGGACAACGTTTGCAACAATCGCAAGACCGATTCCAGTTCCTGTCTTGCCACGTGTCCGGGCTTTGTCCGCCTTGTAAAAACGGTCAAAGACGAACGGAACATCTTCTTCCGGAATACCGTCCCCTGAATCAATTACAGATAAAGATATAGTTTCCCTATCTTCCGTGATTTCAATCTTAATTTGGCCATCTTCCGTATACCGCAACGCATTTCCAAGCAGGTTCGTCATCACTTGATCCATTTGATCCGGATCGGCTTCAAACTGAGCGTCAGGACCGGTCACTTCAAATGAGACCCGCTTTTCAAGCCCCATCTGTTTGAACTTCTTGATCATCCGGTTGGCGAACGGAACCGCATCGATCGATTCAATCCGTTTTTCCTGATACCCGGCTTCCATCCGTGCCAAATCAAGCAAATCATTGACGAGGCGGGACAACCGTTGTGACTCATCGTAAATGATGGACGCAAACTCTTTTGTCGCCTCATCACTTTCCGTCATACCGTCGACAATCGCTTCTGAATAACCTTGCAACATGACGAGCGGCGTCCGCAATTCATGACTGACGTTTGCGACGAAGTCGGCACGCATTTTCTCGAGTTGCTGGGCTTCCGTCATATCACGCAGGACGGCAACTGCTCCGATTTGCTCTTCCTGCTCAAGCAACGGGCTGACGATGATGATATAAAAGCGGCCATCCCGTTCAAAGGACACCGTCATTTCTTTTTCTTTGCGCATAACCGTCTGGAACAATTCGATCAACTCATCCGGAACCGGTCCCCCCGCCAAAAATGCCTCGGCCGGCGGATTAGTTGCCAGTAACTCACCTGATTCCGAGAAGGTCAAGACTCCGTCCGCCATACACCTTAGGATGGACGATAACAAATGACGTTCCTTATCAAGATCCGTGACATACTGATTGAGTTGACTGCTCATTTCATTAAACGCAAGCGCCAAATCACCAATTTCGTCACGCGAACGCTGGGTCAGACTCTGATCAAACTTTCCTTCACCGGCCTCGACGACTGCTTGACGAATCGTGCGGAGCGGTGCCGTAATCCGGGTCGACAGGAAGAAGGCAAAGACGGTCGTTCCGATGATTGCCAGCAACACACAGAGCTGAATGATTTGTCGTGCCCCTTCATTCGCCTGTTCGATGTTCGTCAACTGTTCGATCAGATACATCGTCCCGCTGCCGCTTTCCGTGATGAACGGAGCACGGTAAGCAAGTGCCGCTTTTCCATTAAACGTCTCATAGTTCCCGATGGCCGTCTCCCCTTCTTCACCGTCAACGGCTTTCCAGTTCTGACGTTCGAGTTCTTTGATGATCCGCTTTGCTTTTGTTTCCGAGATATTCGTTTCGACCGTATTGTCCTTCGTCGTCGCAATCAAGGTCGCCCCGTAAATATCGGTAATCTCGATAGCGGTCGCCGATCCTTCTTCCAGTCCGCTGTGGGCCTGAAAGACCGTTTCGACCTGCTGACCGAGTTTTGCCAGATGGCCCCGCTCCTGTTCGATATGGAATGAATTAAAAAATTCGAGTAATAAAATCGTCAAGGCAATCAAGACGACGGAAACGAGTAATAAAATCGTCCCCCACAATTTAATGACGACGCTCTGTAACCATTTCATCGTCAGGCGGGATTATTCTCGAACTTGTACCCGACACCCCAAACCGTCGTGATCATTTGGGCTGCACTTGGTGACAGACGGTTCAGTTTTTCACGCAGTCGTTTGACATGTGTATCGACGGTCCGTAAGTCTCCGAAAAACTCATAGTTCCAGACTTCTTTCAGTAATTGTTCCCGCGAAAAGACTTTATCCGTCTGTTTCGCCAGGAAATACAGCAATTCATATTCTTTTGGTGTCAAGTTGACTTCCTGCGATTCGACTGTCACCCGGTGGGCATCATTATCAATCGTCAAATGCGGGAAGACGATGACGTCTTTTGTTTTCGCATCCGTATGCAGGAATTTTGTTGCACTGGCCCGGCGTAAAATCGCTTTGACGCGGAGTACGACTTCACGGGGACTGAACGGTTTGACGATATAATCATCCGCGCCCATCTCAAAACCGTGAACCCGGTTCGTCTCTTCGCCTTTTGCCGTCAGCATGACGATCGGTGTTGCTTTCGTTTTACGCAGTTCTTCACAGACCTGCATGCCATCAAGCTTCGGCATCATCAAATCAAGTAGAATCACATCATATTCCGTTTCAAGTGCCATCTCGAGAGCCGTTTCTCCATTGTCGGCTTCTTCAATCGTAAAGTTCTCACGTTCGAGATACATTTTTAATAAACGTCGAATCCGTTCCTCGTCATCAACGACTAAAATACGCGCTTCTTCTGACATCAGTTGATT from Exiguobacterium sibiricum 7-3 includes the following:
- the yfmF gene encoding EF-P 5-aminopentanol modification-associated protein YfmF, with amino-acid sequence MSQSFQTWNKKGTTFHLVPTDKFKTTTVLVTFSAPLEEKTLTSRALLPYIMEKSTAAYPSMKALREPLETLYDAGLYADASKFGEEHVISFQLDVVRGDLVRHETLLQEALDLLEQMIFYPDLTEGGFREQFVKQEKRLHALRISSLYDDKMRFAQQRLLELMAPGEAVSLSSLGTLEALEQITPASLRDTYRSMVEQDRIDVFVVGHVTQDEMEDALSFLPSHEEKASHYIPAQKQVMGVKRSSETQPIKQGKLHLGYRVSVDPTSVDSIRMQIVNGLFGGFPHSKLFMNVREKESLAYYAASRYAALNSALYVYAGVETKQAERAETIIGEQLKDLKAGQFTDEELTQTKAMLINARRQILDQPGQLIGWLNGSKMRGLTLEDEIHLIETATREDVVRLAATIELEAVYLLRGEE
- a CDS encoding cob(I)yrinic acid a,c-diamide adenosyltransferase — encoded protein: MKIYTKSGDEGDTSLVGGRVKKNDVRITLMGELDELNSFVGLARTKATSIEVKEQLTVIQHVLFDCGSDLMYVEPKASRLSTTATEDLESWIDSLTELSPPLDKFILPGGTEAAACLHVARTVCRRVERAMVDVEQAHHLLPFINRLSDFFFTAARYENAVNEKADIEYLRSAHVFKRKDGEA
- a CDS encoding ATP-binding protein, which translates into the protein MKWLQSVVIKLWGTILLLVSVVLIALTILLLEFFNSFHIEQERGHLAKLGQQVETVFQAHSGLEEGSATAIEITDIYGATLIATTKDNTVETNISETKAKRIIKELERQNWKAVDGEEGETAIGNYETFNGKAALAYRAPFITESGSGTMYLIEQLTNIEQANEGARQIIQLCVLLAIIGTTVFAFFLSTRITAPLRTIRQAVVEAGEGKFDQSLTQRSRDEIGDLALAFNEMSSQLNQYVTDLDKERHLLSSILRCMADGVLTFSESGELLATNPPAEAFLAGGPVPDELIELFQTVMRKEKEMTVSFERDGRFYIIIVSPLLEQEEQIGAVAVLRDMTEAQQLEKMRADFVANVSHELRTPLVMLQGYSEAIVDGMTESDEATKEFASIIYDESQRLSRLVNDLLDLARMEAGYQEKRIESIDAVPFANRMIKKFKQMGLEKRVSFEVTGPDAQFEADPDQMDQVMTNLLGNALRYTEDGQIKIEITEDRETISLSVIDSGDGIPEEDVPFVFDRFYKADKARTRGKTGTGIGLAIVANVVRSHDGEVQVESELGKGSIFRIQLPKKQRKRTL
- a CDS encoding response regulator transcription factor, with amino-acid sequence MSEEARILVVDDEERIRRLLKMYLERENFTIEEADNGETALEMALETEYDVILLDLMMPKLDGMQVCEELRKTKATPIVMLTAKGEETNRVHGFEMGADDYIVKPFSPREVVLRVKAILRRASATKFLHTDAKTKDVIVFPHLTIDNDAHRVTVESQEVNLTPKEYELLYFLAKQTDKVFSREQLLKEVWNYEFFGDLRTVDTHVKRLREKLNRLSPSAAQMITTVWGVGYKFENNPA